From one Streptomyces sp. CA-210063 genomic stretch:
- a CDS encoding VOC family protein, which translates to MSQTYQQMIFVNLPVNDLDASKKFFTELGYSINPQFSDENAASVVISDTIVAMLLTKPFYASFTNKDIADATRTSEVLLALSAESREKVDELVEKAVAAGGTASEKVQEMDFMYGRSFDDLDGHTWEVVWMDPAAIQG; encoded by the coding sequence ATGAGCCAGACGTACCAGCAGATGATCTTCGTGAACCTGCCCGTGAACGACCTCGACGCCTCGAAGAAGTTCTTCACGGAGCTCGGGTACTCGATCAACCCACAGTTCAGCGACGAGAACGCGGCCTCGGTCGTGATCAGCGACACCATCGTGGCGATGCTGCTCACCAAGCCGTTCTACGCGTCCTTCACCAACAAGGACATCGCCGACGCCACGAGGACCAGCGAGGTGCTGCTCGCGCTGAGCGCCGAGAGCCGCGAAAAGGTCGACGAGCTGGTCGAGAAGGCGGTCGCCGCCGGCGGCACCGCCTCGGAGAAGGTCCAGGAGATGGACTTCATGTACGGCCGCTCCTTCGACGACCTCGACGGCCACACCTGGGAGGTCGTGTGGATGGACCCGGCCGCGATCCAGGGCTGA
- a CDS encoding LOG family protein: MQTMPAHAAHHDDHEIETIEEFDATVSARGTLSGFRVQAVDLTDRTRELLTTSAAGAVFLGCPMREEAAAKIRADGALVFPPVPGLPFDPYRGLVYSPDELFASLPEGGYEATPDALSYVWFQRTKADRDVYASMLRAVHDDSVSDALDELLVGARVVGVMGGHAMARGTEAYAGAARLGRTLARSGLTVATGGGPGAMEAANLGAYAAPYDDEMLAESLRLLAKAPKFTPSITDWAAAAFDVRTRWPKGGTSVGIPTWFYGHEPPNPFASHIAKYFANATREDGLLARSNTGVVFLPGAAGTVQEIFDNATPNYYESRGEPTPMVLVDRAHWTEKLPTWPLLQSLARGRSMESRIALVDRIEEAPEALARLGG, translated from the coding sequence GTGCAGACGATGCCCGCCCATGCGGCCCACCACGACGACCACGAGATCGAGACGATCGAGGAGTTCGACGCGACCGTCTCGGCGCGCGGCACACTGTCCGGATTCCGAGTGCAGGCCGTCGACCTGACGGACCGTACGCGCGAACTGCTCACCACCAGCGCGGCGGGAGCCGTCTTCCTCGGCTGCCCGATGCGCGAGGAGGCGGCGGCGAAGATCCGCGCGGACGGCGCCCTGGTCTTCCCGCCCGTCCCGGGCCTGCCCTTCGACCCGTACCGCGGCCTGGTCTACTCCCCCGACGAACTCTTCGCCTCCCTGCCGGAGGGCGGTTACGAGGCGACGCCCGACGCCCTCTCGTACGTCTGGTTCCAGCGGACCAAGGCCGACCGGGACGTCTACGCGTCCATGCTGCGCGCCGTCCACGACGACTCCGTCTCCGACGCGCTGGACGAACTCCTCGTCGGCGCCCGGGTGGTGGGCGTGATGGGCGGCCACGCGATGGCCCGCGGGACCGAGGCGTACGCGGGTGCGGCCCGCCTCGGCCGCACCCTGGCCCGCTCCGGCCTGACGGTCGCCACCGGCGGTGGTCCGGGCGCGATGGAGGCGGCGAACCTGGGCGCCTACGCGGCCCCGTACGACGACGAGATGCTCGCCGAGTCTCTTCGACTCCTCGCGAAGGCACCGAAGTTCACGCCCTCGATCACCGACTGGGCGGCCGCCGCCTTCGACGTGCGCACCCGCTGGCCCAAGGGCGGCACCTCCGTCGGCATCCCGACCTGGTTCTACGGCCACGAGCCGCCGAACCCGTTCGCCTCGCACATCGCCAAGTACTTCGCCAACGCCACCCGTGAGGACGGCCTCCTCGCCCGCTCCAACACGGGCGTCGTCTTCCTGCCGGGCGCGGCCGGAACCGTCCAGGAGATCTTCGACAACGCGACCCCCAACTACTACGAGTCGCGCGGCGAACCGACCCCCATGGTCCTCGTGGACCGCGCCCACTGGACGGAGAAACTGCCGACCTGGCCACTGCTCCAGTCGCTCGCGCGGGGACGCTCGATGGAGAGCCGGATCGCCCTGGTGGACCGTATCGAGGAGGCCCCGGAGGCCTTGGCACGCCTTGGGGGGTGA